A single region of the Halichondria panicea chromosome 10, odHalPani1.1, whole genome shotgun sequence genome encodes:
- the LOC135342558 gene encoding transcription initiation factor IIB-like: MAEAGPSRALGTSVHCPYHPEGQLIEDHSAGDMICPECGLVVGDRVIDVGSEWRTFSNDKSSTDRSRVGGTEDSFLESGNLTTYIGTITSKPGSETTGTSFKNWQKGGGMSAADRSLTTASGDIKNMVAKLNLTRSIEDRCKTLFKQVYNEKRLKGRANDAIAAACLFIACRQEDVPRSFKEICSVSKHPKKEIGRCFKIIQQVIKTTVTPVSTTDFMSRYCTNLQLPMPVQKAASHIAEKAVSLDLAPGRVYLSVAAAAIYMASQASAQKKTQKEVGDVVGVADSTIRQSYRLLYPARDKLFPEGFAFTTPLDQLPKH; the protein is encoded by the exons ATGGCTGAAGCTGGCCCCAGTAGAGCTTTGGGCACCTCAGTCCACTGTCCCTACCACCCCGAGGGACAGCTCATAGAGGACCACTCGGCAGGAGACATGATCTGCCCAGAGTGTGGCTTGGTTGTGGGTGACAG AGTGATAGACGTTGGCTCAGAATGGAGAACATTCAGTAATGACAAGTCCTCCACTGACAGGTCTCGTGTTGGAGGAACAGAG GACTCATTTCTGGAGAGTGGTAACTTGACGACATACATTGGCACCATCACCTCAAAGCCAGGCTCAGAGACAACTGGCACCAGTTTCAAGAACTGGCAGAAGGGAGGCGGG ATGAGCGCAGCTGATCGAAGTCTAACCACTGCCTCTGGGGACATCAAGAACATGGTGGCCAAACTCAACCTCACCAGAAGCATAGAG GATAGATGCAAGACTCTCTTCAAGCAAGTCTACAATGAGAAGAGGTTGAAGGGGCGTGCCAACGATGCCATAGCAGCTGCCTGTCTCTTCATAGCCTGCAGGCAGGAGGACGTGCCGCGCTCCTTCAAGGAAATCTGTTCCGTCTCTAAACATCCCAAGAAAGAGATTGGCCGATGTTTCAAGATCATCCAACAGGTTATCAAGACTACAGTCACACCTGTCTCCACTACTGACTTCATG TCTCGCTACTGTACCAACCTCCAGCTGCCCATGCCCGTACAGAAGGCTGCTAGTCACATTGCGGAGAAAGCTGTCAGCTTGGATCTAGCTCCTGG GCGAGTGTATCTTTCTGTTGCTGCCGCTGCTATATATATGGCTTCTCAGGCTTCGGCACAAAAGAAAACACAGAAAG AAGTGGGGGACgtagtgggcgtggctgatTCCACCATCCGACAATCCTACCGACTTCTCTACCCAGCCAGAGATAAACTGTTCCCTGAAGGCTTCGCTTTTACAACTCCACTGGATCAACTGCCGAAACACTAA